The following proteins are co-located in the Pedobacter sp. FW305-3-2-15-E-R2A2 genome:
- a CDS encoding PAS domain-containing sensor histidine kinase codes for MEKARLLKAIIETAIDGIITIDNRGRIESLNPAALRLFGYALEEVEGKNISVLMPEPDRSGHDGYISRYQTTGEKRIIGKGREVKGLRKDGSTFPFRLAVSEVQYDDRIIYTGFIHDLSREKEAEERLREYAAELEELVEERTKSLKKTVKALSEAKEEVSLSLEKEKELNQLKSRFVSMASHEFRTPLSSVQLSASLIDKYAEPYNNPSIRKHVSKIKNAVGNLTTILNDFLSLERLEAGRVEPTFTAFDLVKLAEEITEEMQMIAKQDQNIIYQHTGLQSMVLLDPNLLKNCMINLISNAIKYSGENTFIEFNTEINDQQCVVTIKDNGIGIPESDHKYLFQPFFRAHNTGNIPGTGLGLNIVHRYASLMRGDLYFESSIHTGTKFVLSFHK; via the coding sequence ATGGAAAAGGCGAGGTTACTTAAGGCGATTATTGAAACGGCAATTGATGGGATCATTACCATCGATAACCGGGGCAGGATAGAGAGCCTTAATCCGGCAGCATTGAGGTTATTTGGCTATGCGCTGGAAGAGGTAGAAGGAAAAAATATTTCTGTTTTAATGCCTGAACCAGATAGAAGCGGGCATGACGGCTATATTTCCAGATACCAGACCACCGGGGAGAAACGGATCATCGGTAAGGGAAGAGAAGTAAAAGGACTGCGGAAAGATGGTTCCACTTTCCCTTTCAGACTGGCGGTCAGTGAGGTTCAATATGATGACCGGATCATTTATACCGGATTTATACATGACCTCTCCAGGGAGAAAGAAGCAGAAGAACGATTGCGCGAATATGCTGCAGAGCTGGAGGAATTGGTAGAAGAACGTACCAAATCCCTTAAAAAAACGGTAAAAGCGCTAAGCGAAGCAAAAGAAGAAGTGAGTCTTTCTTTAGAAAAAGAGAAAGAACTCAATCAATTGAAAAGCAGGTTTGTATCTATGGCTTCTCATGAATTCAGAACGCCGCTGAGCTCTGTACAACTTTCTGCTTCGCTAATCGATAAATATGCAGAGCCTTATAACAATCCCAGTATCAGAAAGCATGTCAGCAAGATCAAAAATGCAGTAGGGAACTTAACCACCATCCTGAATGATTTTCTATCTCTGGAGCGTCTGGAAGCAGGAAGGGTCGAACCTACATTTACTGCATTTGACCTCGTGAAACTTGCGGAAGAGATTACGGAAGAAATGCAGATGATTGCCAAACAGGATCAGAACATCATTTACCAGCATACCGGATTGCAAAGTATGGTACTGCTTGATCCAAACCTCTTGAAAAACTGTATGATCAATCTGATTTCCAATGCCATCAAATACTCCGGAGAAAATACTTTCATAGAATTTAATACGGAAATCAACGACCAGCAATGTGTAGTGACCATCAAAGATAATGGGATCGGGATTCCGGAATCAGACCATAAGTATTTATTTCAGCCCTTTTTCCGGGCCCACAATACCGGTAACATCCCGGGAACAGGGCTGGGCTTAAACATTGTACACCGTTATGCCTCCTTAATGAGGGGGGATTTATATTTTGAAAGCAGCATTCATACCGGGACTAAATTTGTCCTGTCTTTCCATAAATAA
- a CDS encoding GTP-binding protein — MKDIKEVSILTGFLGSGKTTLVNAIISGKTKTRFAIIENEIGEESIDAELLIKGDDNIVELNNGCLCCSLNDNLYDILNQLWLRRSSWDQLLIEATGIADPANIARPFLTNESVQESFQLKRVICVVDAELIEDQLKETEVAIQQIAFSDVILLNKSEKVSFAYLRELQAILKTLNPFAEILVALENDFKIDVLFNRERFANFYSNPKPFLTPKGMFNLIPAEGEAIPQFGLGSSHRRHQHSDIETILLRYPENMDIEAIQHRMMVFLLTQSIGVYRIKGILFNANYPDRVILQTVGKGMSVGKGHPWLEGDKKESKIVVIGKRLSLYGFDRMFRSCLES, encoded by the coding sequence ATGAAGGACATCAAGGAAGTCAGCATTTTAACGGGATTTTTAGGCTCAGGAAAAACCACCTTAGTCAACGCGATCATTTCCGGAAAAACAAAAACCCGTTTTGCAATTATAGAGAATGAAATCGGAGAAGAAAGCATTGATGCAGAACTGCTCATCAAGGGGGATGACAATATTGTGGAGCTTAATAATGGTTGTTTATGCTGTTCCTTAAATGACAATCTGTATGATATCCTCAATCAACTATGGCTTAGAAGATCGTCCTGGGACCAGTTGCTGATCGAAGCCACCGGCATCGCCGATCCCGCCAATATTGCCAGGCCCTTTCTGACCAACGAATCAGTTCAGGAGAGTTTTCAATTGAAAAGAGTCATCTGTGTCGTTGATGCCGAGCTGATTGAAGACCAGCTGAAAGAAACAGAAGTAGCCATCCAACAAATTGCGTTCAGTGATGTCATCCTGCTCAATAAATCTGAAAAAGTAAGTTTCGCTTACCTTCGGGAATTGCAGGCTATTTTAAAGACCTTAAATCCATTTGCAGAGATTTTAGTGGCTTTGGAGAACGATTTCAAGATAGATGTTTTATTTAACCGGGAAAGGTTTGCCAATTTCTACAGCAATCCTAAACCTTTTCTAACGCCTAAAGGCATGTTTAACCTGATTCCTGCGGAAGGCGAAGCAATTCCACAGTTTGGTTTGGGAAGTTCTCATCGCCGGCATCAGCATAGTGACATTGAAACCATTTTGCTCAGGTATCCTGAAAATATGGACATAGAAGCCATTCAGCATCGGATGATGGTTTTTCTGTTGACCCAATCCATCGGTGTTTACCGGATTAAAGGGATTCTTTTTAATGCAAACTATCCTGATCGGGTGATCTTACAGACGGTTGGAAAGGGAATGTCGGTGGGCAAAGGTCATCCCTGGCTGGAAGGGGATAAAAAAGAAAGCAAAATTGTGGTCATTGGCAAGCGCCTTTCCCTTTATGGCTTCGACAGAATGTTTCGCAGCTGTCTGGAAAGCTGA
- a CDS encoding lactate dehydrogenase: MRVVAYSIKSFEKEPLAIANNKKHEITLISNSLGLETVSYAEGKEAVIVFNEEDNVSAMVINKLADLGVKFIATRSTDTSHIDTEAAALRSLKIANVPLASLSGLSEKELPMALATETIINLDNWQQNRCLGDACVCSRACDQAGSKVHIKGQPHQH, from the coding sequence ATGAGAGTCGTCGCATATAGTATAAAATCTTTTGAAAAAGAACCGTTGGCCATTGCCAACAATAAAAAACATGAGATCACACTGATTTCCAATTCGCTGGGCCTGGAAACGGTTTCTTATGCCGAAGGTAAAGAAGCGGTGATTGTTTTCAATGAAGAGGATAATGTTTCTGCCATGGTGATCAATAAGCTGGCCGATCTGGGGGTGAAATTTATTGCTACACGCTCTACGGATACCTCACATATCGACACCGAAGCCGCTGCTTTAAGAAGCCTTAAGATCGCCAATGTTCCATTGGCTTCCTTATCTGGCCTCAGCGAGAAGGAATTACCAATGGCCCTGGCCACAGAAACCATCATCAACCTGGACAACTGGCAGCAAAACCGTTGCCTCGGCGATGCTTGTGTCTGCTCAAGGGCATGTGATCAGGCGGGAAGTAAAGTGCACATCAAAGGACAACCTCATCAGCATTAA
- a CDS encoding family 20 glycosylhydrolase, which yields MKQYVIGSLLILAVMKTGFAQKTASLKAADLSIDLETVSRKDGRIQSILRLKNNGKAELPASGWKIYFNSRVVKTWAKDSTIATIKHVNGDLFCLSPLKAFKTVPAGAELQLQLALESMNNVTERPQGFYLVWDKSPDHGESISKLTYKPFPEHLKEEQELAAKIYQRNTGVKEIPEGDLPAVFPTPLSYVKQEGVFKLTAAVQLVTGGVFENEAKGFADELTKILGKTPVVVKASEKGGIFFEQESSMAKEAYELSISSQKIVIKAGDAAGAFYAIQSLKTMFPARAWASTQTVINLPAATVKDQPRFGFRGFMMDVGRNFQPKSEVFKVLDLMALYKLNVFHFHLTEDEGWRLEIPGLPELTTVGAQRGHSEGEQKSILPSYGSAAVAGTNSGSGFFTKADYVEILKYATARHILVIPEIETPGHARAAIKSMDARYSRLMKAGQKAEAERYLLRDLNDQSKYRSVQGFDDNVVNVALPSTYAFLEKVTDELIAMHKEAGAPLTTIHFGGDEVPAGVWEKSAAADQLSKTDPEVKGTDALWFYYFSKMNQLLKSRGLYLSGWEEIGLRKMEVNGEKKMLPEPRFVNENFHADVWNNLSGNEDLAYKMANAGYKVVLTPVTNFYIDLAVNPSFEERGQNWGGYVDVDKPFYFIPYDYYKNVKEDEQGNPVDLRIFKDKERLTEKGKSNIVGLQAPLWSETIKTPAQLEYMLLPKLLGLAERAWAKDPEWATTTDATKEKAAYDQAWSEFVNVLGKKELPRLSYYSGGYQYRIPTPGVRVDNGQLEANLKLPGFTIRYTTDGTEPGKNSQIYKSAIPFKGAVKLRAFDGAGRGGRSILIQ from the coding sequence ATGAAACAATATGTGATCGGCTCTTTATTGATTCTGGCGGTAATGAAAACCGGATTTGCACAAAAAACAGCCAGCTTAAAAGCCGCAGACCTGAGCATTGACCTGGAGACGGTTAGCAGGAAGGATGGCAGGATACAATCAATTCTGCGCCTCAAAAACAATGGTAAAGCAGAGCTCCCAGCCTCAGGATGGAAGATTTATTTCAACTCCAGAGTAGTAAAAACATGGGCTAAGGATTCTACCATTGCCACTATAAAACATGTAAACGGAGATCTGTTCTGTTTATCTCCACTGAAAGCCTTTAAAACAGTTCCTGCCGGAGCGGAGCTTCAACTCCAGCTGGCCCTGGAATCGATGAACAATGTGACCGAACGCCCACAGGGATTTTACCTGGTATGGGATAAAAGTCCTGATCATGGGGAGTCCATCTCTAAACTGACCTATAAGCCATTTCCGGAACATTTAAAAGAAGAACAGGAACTCGCGGCGAAGATTTACCAGCGAAATACAGGAGTTAAAGAGATTCCTGAAGGTGATTTGCCAGCGGTATTTCCAACTCCGCTTAGCTATGTAAAGCAGGAGGGCGTTTTTAAATTGACCGCTGCGGTTCAATTGGTCACAGGAGGTGTTTTTGAAAATGAAGCAAAGGGATTTGCGGATGAGCTTACTAAAATTTTAGGAAAGACGCCGGTGGTGGTCAAAGCGTCAGAAAAAGGAGGGATTTTCTTCGAGCAGGAAAGCTCGATGGCTAAAGAAGCGTATGAACTGAGCATTAGTTCGCAGAAAATAGTCATCAAAGCCGGAGATGCAGCCGGAGCATTTTATGCGATTCAATCGTTAAAAACCATGTTTCCGGCAAGAGCCTGGGCAAGCACACAAACGGTCATCAACCTTCCGGCAGCAACGGTTAAAGATCAACCACGATTCGGATTCAGGGGTTTTATGATGGATGTAGGCAGAAACTTTCAGCCCAAATCAGAGGTGTTTAAGGTACTGGACCTGATGGCGCTGTATAAACTGAATGTCTTTCATTTTCATTTAACAGAAGATGAAGGCTGGCGACTGGAAATTCCGGGATTACCGGAGCTCACCACTGTAGGTGCACAGCGTGGACATAGCGAGGGGGAGCAAAAAAGTATCCTTCCTTCTTATGGATCAGCAGCTGTCGCAGGAACAAATTCAGGAAGTGGTTTTTTTACCAAAGCAGATTATGTGGAAATTCTTAAATATGCTACTGCAAGACACATCCTGGTGATTCCTGAAATTGAAACTCCGGGGCATGCCCGGGCAGCGATCAAATCCATGGATGCCAGGTATTCCAGGTTGATGAAAGCCGGCCAGAAAGCCGAGGCGGAACGTTACTTGTTAAGAGACCTGAATGACCAGTCTAAATACCGTTCTGTTCAGGGTTTTGACGATAATGTGGTCAATGTTGCACTTCCTTCTACTTATGCTTTTCTGGAAAAAGTAACCGACGAGCTGATCGCCATGCACAAAGAAGCAGGAGCACCGCTGACTACGATTCATTTCGGAGGGGATGAAGTCCCTGCAGGTGTCTGGGAAAAATCAGCTGCTGCGGATCAATTGTCGAAAACAGATCCTGAAGTTAAAGGAACGGATGCACTTTGGTTTTACTATTTCAGTAAAATGAATCAGCTGTTAAAGTCCAGGGGACTATACCTGTCCGGATGGGAAGAAATCGGACTCCGTAAAATGGAGGTTAACGGCGAAAAGAAAATGCTGCCGGAACCTCGTTTTGTCAATGAGAACTTTCATGCGGATGTTTGGAACAACCTGAGCGGTAACGAAGACCTGGCCTATAAAATGGCGAATGCCGGATATAAAGTTGTTTTAACGCCGGTAACCAATTTCTATATTGACCTTGCGGTAAATCCAAGCTTTGAAGAAAGAGGGCAGAACTGGGGTGGTTATGTAGATGTCGATAAACCTTTTTACTTTATCCCTTACGACTATTATAAAAATGTAAAAGAAGATGAGCAGGGGAACCCTGTTGATCTCCGGATTTTTAAAGATAAAGAGCGTCTGACGGAAAAAGGAAAATCGAATATCGTCGGTTTACAGGCACCATTATGGAGTGAAACGATAAAAACACCAGCGCAATTGGAGTACATGCTATTGCCAAAACTTTTGGGCCTTGCTGAAAGAGCCTGGGCAAAAGACCCGGAATGGGCAACGACAACAGATGCCACAAAGGAGAAAGCAGCCTATGATCAGGCATGGTCGGAATTTGTCAATGTTTTGGGTAAGAAAGAACTTCCACGTTTAAGTTATTATTCGGGAGGTTATCAATACAGAATTCCAACTCCTGGTGTGCGGGTCGACAATGGACAGCTGGAGGCGAACTTAAAGCTCCCGGGCTTTACCATTCGATATACCACTGATGGGACAGAGCCAGGAAAAAACAGTCAGATTTATAAATCAGCGATCCCTTTTAAAGGAGCAGTAAAACTGCGCGCTTTTGATGGGGCAGGACGAGGGGGCAGGTCGATTCTGATCCAATAA
- a CDS encoding response regulator: protein MKKIQILIIEDNDDIRESTAEILELANYEVLQASNGRIGVELAGTHLPDLILCDIMMPELDGYGVLYLLNKNERTAATPFIFLTAKAERLDMRKGMEMGADDYLTKPFDDVELMNAIESRLSKKEKQQHFYSQSLEKLSALFSNTSGMQELEKIIAARKVRAIKKKQIVYYEGDNVSGVYLVMQGKVKTFKLSEDGRELLTGMYGQEEYFGITSLLLNAPYTETAEAMEDSTVCMLPKDLMEDLLHRYPDVARQFIEILSNNLQEKEEQLLQLAYHSVRKRMAEVLARLCKQEQEGTELTLRISRDNLAAMAGMATETVSRILSDFKDEGIIERKGSQIVILDQIRLQQMKN, encoded by the coding sequence ATGAAGAAGATACAGATACTCATTATAGAAGATAACGACGACATCAGGGAAAGTACTGCAGAAATTCTGGAGCTTGCCAATTATGAGGTATTGCAGGCCAGCAATGGCCGGATAGGCGTCGAACTGGCGGGAACGCACCTGCCAGACCTGATCTTATGTGACATCATGATGCCCGAGCTGGATGGCTATGGGGTATTGTATTTGCTCAATAAAAATGAAAGAACTGCAGCTACTCCTTTTATCTTTCTGACCGCCAAGGCGGAACGTCTGGACATGCGCAAAGGAATGGAAATGGGAGCAGATGACTACCTCACCAAACCTTTTGACGATGTAGAACTGATGAATGCGATAGAAAGCAGGCTCAGTAAAAAAGAGAAACAACAACATTTCTATAGCCAGTCGCTGGAAAAACTCAGCGCGCTGTTTAGCAATACTTCAGGTATGCAGGAGCTGGAGAAAATTATTGCCGCACGCAAAGTCAGGGCGATTAAGAAAAAACAAATCGTTTATTACGAAGGAGACAATGTTTCCGGCGTTTACCTCGTGATGCAAGGGAAGGTGAAAACCTTTAAGCTGAGCGAAGACGGAAGGGAATTGCTCACCGGGATGTATGGTCAGGAAGAATACTTTGGGATCACTTCCTTATTGCTCAATGCCCCATATACAGAAACGGCAGAGGCGATGGAAGACAGTACGGTTTGCATGCTGCCAAAGGATTTAATGGAAGATTTACTCCACCGTTATCCGGATGTAGCCAGACAGTTTATAGAAATTCTCTCCAATAACCTTCAGGAAAAAGAAGAACAATTGCTGCAATTGGCCTATCATTCTGTTAGAAAACGCATGGCGGAAGTATTGGCCAGGCTTTGCAAACAGGAGCAGGAAGGAACCGAGTTGACCTTGCGTATTTCCAGGGATAACCTTGCTGCCATGGCAGGAATGGCCACAGAAACGGTCAGCAGGATCCTCAGCGACTTCAAAGATGAAGGGATTATTGAAAGAAAAGGAAGCCAGATCGTTATCCTTGACCAGATTCGACTGCAGCAAATGAAAAACTGA
- the folE gene encoding GTP cyclohydrolase I FolE, with product MEHLLSSYEAEGEAHFSANTQTPLRPDAFLKTDEEKILAISGHFAAIMEELGLDLSDDSLRGTPHRVAKMYVKELFSGLNPANKPDISIFENKYGYHQMLIEQDIEFISACEHHFLPIPGKAHITYIPNGKVIGLSKINRIVKYYAKRPQVQERLSKQIFQELQEVLNTSDIIVVITAQHMCVSMRGVEDQSSKTTTISYGGKFEEKETRKDFFQVLNIGTDTVLR from the coding sequence ATGGAACATTTACTGAGCAGCTACGAAGCTGAAGGGGAAGCGCATTTCTCTGCAAATACCCAAACCCCATTAAGGCCTGATGCCTTCTTGAAAACCGATGAAGAAAAGATCCTGGCGATCAGCGGACATTTTGCCGCAATTATGGAAGAGCTTGGTTTAGACCTGAGCGACGACAGCTTACGGGGAACGCCGCACCGTGTGGCCAAAATGTATGTTAAAGAATTATTTTCAGGACTGAACCCTGCCAATAAGCCGGACATCTCTATTTTTGAAAACAAATATGGCTACCATCAGATGCTGATTGAACAAGACATTGAATTTATCTCTGCCTGTGAACACCATTTTCTGCCGATACCGGGAAAAGCACATATTACCTATATTCCGAATGGCAAGGTCATCGGTCTTTCCAAGATCAACAGAATCGTAAAATACTACGCCAAAAGACCACAGGTGCAGGAAAGGCTGAGCAAACAGATCTTCCAGGAGCTTCAGGAGGTCCTGAATACTTCAGACATCATCGTGGTCATCACCGCACAACATATGTGCGTGAGTATGCGTGGCGTGGAAGACCAGAGCAGCAAGACGACCACGATCAGTTATGGCGGAAAATTTGAAGAAAAAGAAACGAGAAAAGATTTTTTCCAGGTGTTAAACATCGGCACTGATACCGTTCTCAGATGA
- a CDS encoding RagB/SusD family nutrient uptake outer membrane protein: MKRSTYILLTVLCFTTQLFFSCKKALEQPPLGSLTEEILANKNGVNGLLIGAYAALDGQQGENQGLGGGEAWHASPSNWVFGSITGGDASKGSDGADQPAVDPIANFYSDATNAYFNGKWKALYEGVTRTNNVLKVMAKATDIIDADRKNIAGQARFLRAHYYFELKKLWNMVPWIDETTTIFNQPNNTDIWVKINEDLKYAYDNLPGTQTEIGRANKWAAGAYLAKAYLYQHKFPEAQALFDIVISQGVTTSGKKYQLNAEFSDNFKPSKEDNSEVVFAIQMAANVDPNGPSNGNNGDMLNFPYGNSPFGCCGFFQPSIDMVNHFRTNAANGLPYLNNYNDFAVKNDMGIKGNEAFVPDAGTLDPRIDWTAGRRGVPYLDWGIYPGEPWIRDQRYGGPYGPKKNIYWQESQATDADLTTWAPGSAINYLVIRFADVLLMGAEAEAQAGSLSKAEGYVNLVRARAANPAGWVYKYKNDAKPMEGFSNIPAANYKVNEYPVGDFSAKGKDYALSAIYFERKIELAMEGHRFFDLVRWGIADQELNAYFNFQGKLTSDVRNGKYIKGKSEYYPIPQRQIDLSQANGAAVLKQNSGYN; encoded by the coding sequence ATGAAAAGATCAACATACATTTTGTTAACTGTATTGTGCTTTACAACGCAGTTATTTTTCTCCTGCAAAAAGGCATTGGAGCAACCACCATTGGGCTCTTTGACAGAGGAGATTTTAGCCAATAAAAATGGCGTGAACGGTTTGTTAATTGGTGCCTACGCGGCATTAGACGGACAACAAGGTGAAAATCAGGGTTTAGGTGGAGGTGAGGCATGGCATGCTTCACCAAGCAACTGGGTCTTTGGATCGATCACCGGTGGCGACGCTTCAAAAGGAAGTGACGGAGCAGATCAACCTGCTGTAGATCCAATTGCGAACTTCTATTCTGACGCCACCAATGCCTATTTCAACGGAAAATGGAAGGCGCTGTATGAAGGCGTAACCCGAACTAATAACGTGTTAAAAGTCATGGCGAAAGCGACGGACATCATTGATGCCGATCGTAAAAATATCGCTGGTCAGGCGAGATTCCTTCGGGCACACTATTATTTCGAATTGAAGAAGTTATGGAATATGGTACCCTGGATCGATGAAACGACCACAATCTTTAACCAGCCAAACAATACGGATATCTGGGTTAAAATCAACGAGGATCTTAAATATGCTTACGATAACCTGCCGGGTACTCAAACAGAAATTGGACGGGCAAATAAATGGGCAGCGGGGGCTTACCTTGCAAAGGCCTATTTATACCAGCATAAATTTCCCGAAGCACAAGCACTATTTGACATTGTCATCTCACAAGGAGTAACGACCAGTGGTAAAAAATATCAGTTGAATGCTGAATTTTCGGACAATTTTAAGCCGAGTAAAGAAGACAATTCAGAAGTGGTTTTTGCCATTCAAATGGCCGCAAATGTGGATCCCAATGGCCCATCTAATGGGAATAATGGAGACATGCTGAACTTCCCTTATGGTAACAGCCCTTTTGGTTGCTGCGGATTTTTCCAGCCTTCGATTGATATGGTCAATCATTTTAGAACCAATGCCGCAAATGGCCTTCCTTACCTGAACAACTACAATGATTTTGCAGTGAAGAATGATATGGGGATCAAAGGAAATGAAGCCTTTGTTCCGGATGCAGGGACATTGGATCCAAGGATCGACTGGACCGCGGGAAGACGTGGTGTTCCATACCTGGACTGGGGAATCTATCCTGGAGAGCCATGGATCAGAGATCAGCGCTATGGTGGACCATATGGACCTAAAAAGAACATTTACTGGCAGGAATCACAGGCAACCGATGCCGATCTGACCACCTGGGCGCCAGGTTCAGCCATCAATTACCTGGTCATCAGGTTTGCCGATGTATTGCTGATGGGTGCAGAGGCAGAGGCGCAGGCAGGAAGCCTGAGTAAAGCGGAAGGTTATGTGAACCTGGTTAGGGCACGTGCGGCCAATCCTGCAGGATGGGTGTACAAGTATAAAAACGATGCCAAGCCGATGGAGGGATTCTCCAATATTCCGGCCGCCAATTATAAGGTAAATGAATATCCGGTTGGGGATTTCTCCGCAAAAGGAAAAGATTATGCTTTAAGCGCCATCTATTTTGAAAGAAAGATAGAGCTGGCGATGGAAGGACACCGCTTCTTTGACCTCGTGCGTTGGGGTATTGCCGATCAGGAGCTGAATGCTTACTTTAATTTCCAGGGTAAGCTGACTTCTGATGTAAGAAATGGAAAATATATTAAAGGTAAAAGTGAATATTACCCGATCCCACAACGACAAATTGATTTGAGCCAGGCCAATGGTGCAGCGGTTTTGAAACAAAATTCCGGCTATAACTAG
- a CDS encoding DUF5009 domain-containing protein: MIIVNTPGSGAQPFAMLEHAAWHGFTPTDLVFPSFLFAVGNAMSFSMKKFGLMKDQEVLGKIFKRTLLIFLIGYLMYWFPFFRYNDAGGISFSPIGNTRILGVLQRIGLCYGIVSLMIHYLSTRWVIVLSVLFLVGYWLVLLFFGNPADPFSMTGNAGQYLDLFLLGDKHLYHGEGIAFDPEGILSTIPSCVNVIIGYYAGRFIQEKGKGFESIAKLLLAGVLLVFLAWCWNSAFPINKKLWTSSFVLITCGLDLIIIAGLIYLIEVKQSIKWTGFFTVFGKNPLFIYIVADLLLIIINTLFPKSDFSGWINTVFFQAIAPGPIGSLLFAISFMLVCWLVGYFLDRKKIYIRV, translated from the coding sequence ATGATTATTGTCAACACTCCGGGAAGCGGCGCCCAGCCATTTGCCATGCTGGAACATGCAGCCTGGCATGGATTTACTCCCACAGATCTGGTTTTTCCCTCTTTCCTCTTTGCCGTAGGAAATGCCATGAGCTTCTCTATGAAAAAGTTCGGACTGATGAAAGATCAGGAAGTGCTGGGCAAAATATTTAAGCGAACCCTACTGATTTTTCTGATCGGATACCTGATGTACTGGTTTCCGTTTTTCCGTTATAATGATGCCGGAGGGATCAGCTTTTCTCCAATCGGAAATACAAGGATCCTCGGCGTATTACAACGCATCGGTTTGTGTTATGGAATCGTCTCCCTTATGATCCATTACCTGTCCACCAGGTGGGTCATCGTCCTCAGTGTATTGTTCCTGGTCGGTTATTGGCTGGTATTGCTATTCTTCGGAAATCCGGCCGACCCTTTCAGCATGACCGGAAATGCAGGCCAATATCTGGATCTGTTCCTGCTCGGAGATAAGCACCTGTACCATGGAGAAGGGATTGCCTTTGATCCTGAAGGGATCCTCAGCACCATTCCTTCCTGCGTAAATGTGATCATCGGTTATTATGCAGGCCGCTTTATTCAGGAAAAAGGAAAAGGTTTTGAAAGCATTGCGAAATTATTGCTGGCGGGGGTATTGCTCGTTTTCCTGGCATGGTGCTGGAATTCGGCCTTCCCGATCAATAAAAAATTATGGACAAGTTCATTTGTGCTGATCACCTGCGGACTGGACCTGATCATTATTGCAGGACTGATTTACCTCATCGAAGTGAAACAATCGATCAAATGGACCGGCTTTTTTACCGTATTCGGTAAAAATCCTTTGTTTATCTATATCGTTGCTGATCTGTTGCTGATCATCATCAACACACTATTCCCGAAATCCGATTTTAGCGGATGGATCAATACCGTATTTTTCCAGGCCATCGCCCCGGGGCCAATTGGTTCCTTACTCTTTGCGATTAGCTTTATGTTGGTCTGCTGGCTGGTAGGCTACTTCCTTGACCGGAAGAAAATATACATTCGTGTCTGA